Proteins encoded within one genomic window of Argiope bruennichi chromosome 7, qqArgBrue1.1, whole genome shotgun sequence:
- the LOC129975532 gene encoding uncharacterized protein LOC129975532, producing the protein MTRASLVRIDGKLKAGRYIFDILCPVVLPYLRGLPNTLFQQDNARPDVALRVWTFLDLSPIENIWSWVAERLAHHPSPTTTVDEVWNRHEAAWNELPVSVMQAQIHTTPYQVKVVLAARGGSCF; encoded by the exons ATGACACGTGCATCTCTAGTTCGGATCGACGGTAAATTGAAAGCAGGTCGGTACATTTTTGACATCTTATGTCCAGTGGTTTTGCCCTATCTTCGAGGCCTGCCAAACACCCTCTTCCAACAAGATAATGCAAGACCAGATGTTGCACTCCGTGTTTGGACCTTCCTCG ATCTGTCACCCATTGAAAATATCTGGTCATGGGTTGCTGAAAGACTGGCCCACCACCCCTCTCCAACTACTACGGTTGATGAAGTGTGGAATAGACATGAAGCAGCATGGAATGAGTTACCTGTTTCTGTCATGCAAGCCCAGATTCACACCACGCCTTACCAGGTAAAGGTTGTTTTAGCTGCCAGAGGTGGTagctgtttttaa